One Triplophysa dalaica isolate WHDGS20190420 chromosome 1, ASM1584641v1, whole genome shotgun sequence DNA segment encodes these proteins:
- the gal3st3 gene encoding galactose-3-O-sulfotransferase 3, which produces MQLEMSQKKIFLVLIAISTVSLLLHHGGHLNLTLEAFWLGCPSSMLSFAQGSSGPSPKHTSVAFLKTHKTASSTVQNMLFRFAERNNLTVALPITTCDHQFCYPRPFSAHFAHLHTTPPDIITNHLRFSRAELRRLMPNNTVYITILREPGAMFESLFSYYNQYCLSFKRVPNGSLETFLDHPWSYYRPEEKDSMYARNTLTFDLGGDKDRPSSEAPAYAKRFAAEVERVFSLVMIAEHFDESLVLLRRLLSWDLDDVLYVSLNMRTTDSKSSLSNEITTKIRAWNAIDSVLYDHFNASLWRQIRALGLACVEREVQLLRQSRDRLVRGCFGGHLPPLRSASQITNKELRPWQPSAKVTIVGYDLPVNVTNKGHVPPRDDCLKMIMPEVQYTRLLLRSESLHYRKRFLRNSQQSGHASGQVRVHKESPSLLPRPSGTMARSTRGAMTSIKG; this is translated from the exons ATGCAGCTGGAGATgtctcaaaagaagatatttctaGTATTAATAGCCATCAGCACTGTCAGCCTGCTTCTGCACCATGGGGGTCACTTGAACTT AACATTGGAGGCTTTCTGGTTGGGGTGTCCATCCTCCATGCTTTCCTTTGCCCAGGGCAGTAGTGGTCCTTCTCCTAAACACACCAGTGTAGCCTTCTTGAAGACGCACAAAACAGCCAGCTCCACTGTGCAGAACATGCTCTTCCGCTTTGCTGAACGTAACAACCTCACCGTGGCGCTGCCCATTACCACCTGTGACCATCAATTCTGCTATCCTCGGCCCTTCAGTGCCCACTTCGCACACCTACATACAACACCTCCGGACATCATCACCAATCACTTACGGTTCAGCCGGGCTGAGCTACGACGGCTCATGCCCAACAACACGGTATACATAACAATATTGCGAGAACCAGGAGCCATGTTTGAGTCTCTGTTTAGTTACTATAATCAATACTGTCTTAGCTTTAAACGCGTTCCAAATGGCTCTTTAGAAACTTTTCTGGACCATCCATGGAGCTACTATCGTCCAGAAGAGAAGGATTCGATGTACGCAAGAAATACACTGACCTTTGACCTAGGTGGTGACAAGGACCGTCCGTCGTCAGAAGCGCCGGCGTATGCAAAGCGGTTTGCCGCGGAGGTGGAGCGAGTTTTCTCGTTGGTTATGATAGCAGAACACTTTGACGAGTCGCTAGTGCTACTACGTCGCTTGTTGTCGTGGGACCTTGACGACGTTCTGTATGTCAGTCTTAACATGCGGACCACCGACTCTAAAAGCAGCCTTTCCAATGAAATTACAACCAAAATCAGAGCCTGGAATGCCATAGACTCTGTACTGTACGATCACTTCAATGCCTCATTGTGGAGGCAAATAAGAGCATTGGGACTAGCATGCGTCGAGCGGGAAGTCCAGCTGTTGCGTCAATCCCGGGATCGACTTGTACGTGGCTGCTTCGGTGGACATTTGCCACCCCTTCGCTCGGCTTCTCAGATCACAAATAAGGAATTACGACCCTGGCAGCCGAGCGCCAAGGTGACAATTGTTGGGTATGATTTACCAGTCAACGTAACAAACAAAGGCCACGTTCCTCCGCGAGATGACTGTTTAAAGATGATAATGCCAGAAGTGCAGTATACACGGCTGTTACTCCGATCAGAGTCTCTGCATTATCGGAAGCGATTTCTGCGGAACTCCCAGCAGTCTGGACACGCCTCAGGACAGGTTCGGGTGCATAAAGAGTCTCCGAGTTTGCTACCGCGACCGTCAGGGACTATGGCTCGGAGCACCAGAGGGGCAATGACCAGCATAAAAGGATAG